Part of the Lolium rigidum isolate FL_2022 chromosome 6, APGP_CSIRO_Lrig_0.1, whole genome shotgun sequence genome, GCTGGGCACACACATCATGTCTGAAAGAAGCTAGAAACGAACGCATGTCGTCCGGTGAAGAAGGAGACTCAAACAAGCACGTCCTCCACAGCATTCCGTGTCGCCGCGTGAAGGGTCCGAATCTTCTCAATCACCCTCTGGATGTCTTCCCGGTCCGTCCGTCTAGCCACTGGTTTTCACACCTGAAGATACATAGACAGGACATGATCCGGACGGCTTCAGCTAGCAGCGCCAGCTTCCGTCCGCCCATTTCACGGGTGGGATCAACTGGACTGATCAGCTGCTGGTCACTACTATTCGATTTGCTGATTTTGTTACTGGTGTTCCCTTTCATCACACAAAAACTTAAGCCACCGTACATAGATTGTATATGCATCATGGAAACTGACGTGCTTGGCAAAGTTAGAGAACTTTTCGTTTGTTCTGCTCCCATATCTCAGTATAGTTGGCGTACTGATAAAAAAATGCGTGCAATCGTTTCACTCTGAAAcaagcagtttttttttctttttgaaacgaggcaaaagacttgccattttcattaataaagaagaAGTACAGAATTTGGCCAGTTTATTAGCGGGAAACCGGCCGAAAATCAAAACAAGTGCCCCGACGATCGTCATGGAGCACGACCGCCGCAGGGGCACAGAGCTACCCTGGCAACCCACACAAGATACATAGGCCACCGGAGCGAGAAGTCGTCGCGGTTGACCTTCaacgtcatcatcatcactcttcaGCGACTCCGACTTCACCGAAGAACCAACCACCAAGACCTCGCCGAAGCGGCACCGTGAAGCTCAAGCTGGCCACCGCCAAACAAGCGACTCCTCGGTTTGTGATACTCGTGGTTATTTAAAGGGCAGGCTCATCCTATGTTTGGCCTCTTTGAGTCACACAATGTAATTCTGTTGAGTGTTGACACTCACCTGAAAAATCCTTGAGTCGCTTTAGTGTGATAGGCTGGTAACCAAAACTCCTATTGCATGTTCTGTACTTAAGATCTAGCTAAGGGTAAATCCAAGTTGTACCCAGGAAAAATTATATGAATTAGTTTATACGGTGCAAATATGTTCCTTTTTTCCATTAACACTTATATTTTTTTGGAAATGGGGATTAAAATCCCAGCTTCTGCATCATAATGAtgtacacggccttttattaaaaagtTACGAGTACAAAGTACAGAGTTTAAGACAAATCACGCATCGGCgagaattgatacaagaatcaaccagcgaaagagaaaaaagaaagtatAACTACACATCAACGTAGCCGCCTATTAtgccgccagccagcctggcacaagatatcctgagcaacCATCTGGAGCTGTGTGCATCTAGAAGCCATAGCATCCCGCGGTTCCTCCGGTGACAGAAGAGCCCACAGCTGaacccaatgtgacaccatatggataacctgcaaaaagtgaaacgactgtttttttgttaaagataatatcatttctcgccctccatatagaccaacataaagtagaaaccccaatacggatgaatgccttagattgtctatcaactccatttaaccaattacgatGTTCTCATCCCGCTCGAGCGCAGGTTTTGTCGGGCGCGCGGACTTTGTGGGGGCAGCCTCGGCACCAGCGGCTCCTTTGCCGGTCTCCACCGCGCCTGCCATCGTCACCAAAAGGGAAAGGGACACTGACATTTATGTTCTTCTATAAAAAAATTCCAGTCCATGttagttgtcgctgatttagCGCAAAGTTGTACTAATCAATAGTTTTCAAGTCACATATCAGGCATGATGGTGAGTTGTTTTATTTGAAAAAAGGTTGATACCATGGTCTCTGCATCGAAGTGATGCATACAAGgtcttttactttatttatttcacCAAGACTGGCAAAAGCTTTACAATGGACATACAAACCGAAGCCTCCTAACCACGTGACAACACCACCAACTAGCACAACAATTGAGGAAAAACCGAGGCCTAGTTCCCCGCCCACAACTATCTTCGTCTTACCGGCTAAAACTAGAGAGAGCGTCCCATGTGCATGCTTCAGAAGTTGCCCCGCCATCTTCCGCCTATCCATCTCAGGGTGTAGAACGAGCGAAAATCTTCGACTGGCCAGCGAACGACATAACCTTGGTGCCAAGCAGAACCACTGCCTTGAGCCCGATCCCCTAAGCCCACGCGGTCATAGCAGAGACACCTCGGCACTATGCTGTCGATTCCTTCCAGCCAACCCAACTTGAAGGCTCCGGAAGAACGAAACAAGCATGACTAAGTGTAGCATCTATCGGCCAGGCGTGACTTGGCATCTCTGTCGAATACTCTAGTGCAAGACAAAGCCGTTGGATCATTACCACAGACATACCCCATGACCCTCTATCCGTGTCCTACTACAAAAACGATGACCCCAAGAGGGTCATGGAATGAAATGCAACCATTTTTCCGATGTAGCGACCAGATCTGAGGTTCCCCCCATAGCCAAGATTGGAGGGGAGACGAACACTTGATGCCACATTAACGCCCCAAGAGGGAAGCGATGCTCGTAGACGcggtcgttgtcatctccatccaaAACCAGGATGAGCCTTCACTCGGCACCATCTCACCGATACCATACGGATAGTTGTTCCATCATCAGACTCCTCATCGTCGACGAAATCCGACTACCCACTGTGGCCCTACATTGTATGATACTGCTGCAAGCCGAGCCGATGAGGACTCTCTAGACCACTGTGCCGCCCAAGAAGCCATGTTGGCTGTTGCCCTATTCCGAGCTACCCCTGCCTCGACTAGTGGCGGCTAGGATTGGGGATTCTCTATATACAGACCGGATCCTAGGATAAGGTTTGAGTTGTGGTGCGGTTTGGTGGCTCCGTGCAATGGAAAAGAGAGAGGGGGAGGAGTGGAGTATGGGGAGGTGGTCAGCGGAGCAGGAAGTGGTTTGGAGTTAATCGGGATATAGGCTAGCGGTGGAGATGGAGGAGGTAGGAGGTGGAGGGGGCTGATTATATAGAAGGGTGAGAGGAGGGGCACCATGATGAGTTATTTTTGAACTTTGTGATTCTGTCATGCATTTGTACAACCGACTCGGTGACGAGATATAGAATGGATATCACACTCATTTGGATGTGTTTCTTGCTATATAGTTTTTTTCGTAAAAACTAGTTGTGTTAAGCTATTACTCACTCCACAGAGAGCTTATTGAACACATTGCTTTTATGCTTATTGATGCGGTTTTATCTCTAAATCAAGAGAAGATATGTACTCTGATGCAAACAAGAGCATGGACTCCTTTACTGGGGAGGCCAGCATCTTAGCTACTCTTTTGACCACTAGGGAGAGGTAACTTCATAACTTTGGTTACCATATATTTTTTTCACCTAGGTTATTGGACGTATCCCGTATCTTGGCAGATATAACTCGTACATCTCAAGTATATCTTCTAGAAATCTGTTAGTGCTTGATGAAATCATGATAACCGCCACGAGGCATGTTAAAAAACCTCAAACCCTTGTGTTCAAGGGTTTGAGGTTTGTTCCAGATTGTAAGTTGTGTTAGTAGGCTCCTCATTTACGATACTCAATTAAAATAACTTTTCTTTTTATAATCTGATTATTAGGAACCACTCCAGTGTCCACTAAGGTCGCTAGTTTTCATGAATGACCCTAAAAAAGGCAATAACCAGCGCTTGATTGCTGACTTTGTATTGTTTGTGGACCACTTCATGTCTCTTGACGCAAAACCGGCCACGACATGTGTTTGAGCTTCGCCGGTGAGATCCTATGTTGTACCTACTATACTAGTATATGTTGTTATACATACCTAAAGTTTGTCCATTGCATATAACTATACACGGAACAATGTATGGAACACACCCTATGTAAGCACATGATTGTACCGCAACACCTCCTTATGCAGCAGGTGGCCCCAATTCCAGTTAAGAAAATGCTCCTCCTTTTAGCTCCTCAGGCACCTCAGCATGAAAAGAACTGACGTAGTTTCGAAGCCAAATCTGGGAATACGCGAGTTGGACGGTGGTTTTTGTCGAGGCAAACAGCGGTCGCACGAGCTTCCATTATGAGCTGGACAAAGCAAGAGCAGCACAAAAAAATTAGGAGCCGCAGAGAGACACATATGGTGATTGATGGTGAGCACTTGCATGAATATATGCACAAACCTTACGATTTGGTCGCGACTCGATCATGTGGTCAACTATTATTCTTACACCTTTGATTTGCACCACCCTCAGTTTGACAACAAATATGCCACCACTCTGGAATGCAATAAGGCTGGCTTTGTGATATTGATTTCTGTATGTTACGTTCTATATGGAGTGACACTGAATGTTAAAATAAATTCTTCTTGACTGAAATTTTTTCATGATTGTCAAAAAACTAACATACACAAAATGTGTGCAGAGACACCACTATTGGTACCCTGTCACACAACATGTTTTGAAGCTATCCTTCCACACAAATTACAACTAGTAAACCCAACATAAACTCACAAAATGAGGGCTATGTATGTTAACACACTTGTATAAAATATTTGACATAAACTTTAGTGAAAAATGTTTTATGTGGCTTTCTTAAGCCCTTTTTAATAATATAGAAGATGACATGTGATAGAATAATTACTAGAAGACTAGACAGAGTGGCTACACATTTTAAGGTTAGTTGTACCGGAGAACTGAAAATACCCTTAAAGGTGTGAAGTACTTGAGTTGTAGCTCCGATAGAGCCATTGAGTTACCCATGGACATCCAGAAACGAACATTAAACCCAAGGGTTTCAAGCATTATGTTACGAGCTGCAGAGTGAAGACACGTGCAACCGCATGTAAGTAGCTAGGCATGTGATTCATGAACTTACGATCATAAATTTAGGATTAATAATTAATATTCTTATCTCTGTTAAGACATACCATCATGAATGTAACTTGCGTAGATGGCGTTGTTGACGACACCATACTCGTCAAGGTCATCATCCCGGACTCTCATCTCGACCTCAAAAAACTTGTCTTCCCTAAAATCGTAGTTGAAAAATCAAATGTAAGGATTAATTAGCGAGCAAAGGTCGAGCTATGCTATCACCAACACAGAAAATAACGGCATCGAAAACCAAACCTTGCGCTGTTTGCTTTGTTATGCGTGTTTGCTGTGTTAGTGGTGGGAGCTTCTGGTGGTTGGCAGGATTTGAGGGTGACAACGGAAGAATGGTCTTGAAACCGGCCGACAGAATTTGGGTACGCATGTGCTGTGACCTTGCCGAGATTCGCCGGCCGACCAagggccaccgccaccaccagcaTGGGGTGGCCGCCCGAGCCGGGGCCGGTGTGTAGCCGTGGGGAGTGGCCGTGGACGGGCACACGTGAAACAACGAGGCTCTGCTGCATTATGCTGATCTGTTTGCTGCTTGCTTTGAGTTTGCTGTAGGCTGTCGCTGGGCTCTATTTATACTGTCAAAATGCATGGCTAGCTATGGAAGAACCACTGAATCTTCCATGCTTTGTTTCTTACTTTTCTAAAATATATGGCGCCGTGTTGACTAATCTAGCTTGTACTACTCTTGGAGGTACCAGGTGTTTGGTGCAACACGCCGCTAAGGCAAAGCCTAAAGAGTTTAAACTATATGCAATAAAGCTGTGTTCATCGATTGAGAGTGACAAGCCTTATAGACAAGGTAGTACGCTACAAGATAACCGAAAACTGCAACGAAGGCCGGGCTACATGTAAGCCTTTATTTTCTAAAAATTgaaatcatagttttaagtttcaaaaaaatctgaaaataaaatcctggatgtagacaatgatgaaatctacaaacgtgcaaaaaaattatgtgaaattctttgtattgtagactacacaaaaatgacaaaatctgacaggtTTTATcgttttgaaatgtgcactattcactattctcagatccacatatttgtcatttttttgtagcctaaagtactaagaattttacaataaaattttgcatgtttgtatattccatcattggctacatctaggattgttttcaaatttttttgaaacttcaaaatataattttcaattttttgaaaataaatagctacatgtagctcggcctccatttatCCACTCTCACAAGATAACCTACTATTCTACTAAAGGTCTATTTACACTACACTCTATGTTCCAATTGATCATACATTTTAGATTTGATCAAAATCATTTTTTATAAAGTCTTACCAAAGATAtaccaaaaataacaaaatacCCTGTGTTCCAAAATATAAGACGCCTAAGGATTACTGAAAAGTCAATATTTTCTAAGTTTGGCCaagtttatactccctccgtctattaaTAGATGTCCGATGTTTCGCctgaatttggatgtatctatgcactaaagTGTGGCTAGATATATTTGAATTTAGACAATTTTTTAACATCAAAAAATGGACAGAGGTAGAACTAAAAATATGAACAATTATAATACTAAATCAGTATCAATAGATGCGCCACAAAGTATATTTTCATAATATGTCCATTCAAACTTATAGATGTGGATATTTTTTCTTAAATATTTAGTTAAAG contains:
- the LOC124664609 gene encoding acyl-acyl carrier protein thioesterase TE3, chloroplastic-like; translation: MQQSLVVSRVPVHGHSPRLHTGPGSGGHPMLVVAVALGRPANLGKVTAHAYPNSVGRFQDHSSVVTLKSCQPPEAPTTNTANTHNKANSAREDKFFEVEMRVRDDDLDEYGVVNNAIYASYIHDARNIMLETLGFNVRFWMSMGNSMALSELQLKYFTPLRSGGIFVVKLRVVQIKGVRIIVDHMIESRPNRKLIMEARATAVCLDKNHRPTRVFPDLASKLRQFFSC